Sequence from the Aspergillus nidulans FGSC A4 chromosome III genome:
GTCGTTGTGCCAGGAGGTCTACCAATGGGTTTTTATCGGGTGTGTACGATGGCTGCGGCTAGCAACCATCAACCTGTGATTATGCCGGTAGGTGCAATTGTTTACCTATACTTGGAAAGTGACTCTGCGAGTACTGACTAGGTGCTGGACTGCAGGTAGTAGAAAGAGGCGCGCAGGATGATTGCCAGAAGTTCCAAGTCATATAGCTCATATACCGCGGGACTTTCATTTTCAAAGTGGCATCCTACAAACAGCTTTCTCATGGAGGCAGCATCTGCCAAACATCGGCTGCTCTCTTCTTGACTCTTTTCTTCCGTGTAATCTCGCTATGCTTATATGTGCTTTAGCAGTCAAGTATCCCGAGGATTCTAACAATGCTAAAAGTAGCAGATATTGAATGAAACGCTCGAGACTCAGCTTGTTATTCAGTTTTCCACGTAACAAACAGTCTTTGAGCTGGATTAGTGGCTCCACTGTTATGAATCTTGACTGGGGCTATTCCTGCACCTAGCTCTAACTGAAATATAACAAATCCTATCCTAAAATCAAGAACTGAACCTACAACACGACCCCATACAACCCTATATGACCTCGTAAGACTTTTTCATACGTAGGGGCAGTTTGCCTCGTGGCATGTTTCCATTTACCACCTTCCCCAGCAGTCACACAACGCAATGACCAGCTATGAAATGTAGTAACTGCTTCATCTCACAGCGCCCAATATCTTCCCTAACGAGACTCTGAGAGTATACTGGAGCTCTAGCAGGCAATCCTAGTAGTAGACTAGAGAACAGAGACCCAGGTGCTCGTTTCCCAAGTTTCGTAATTGACAGACTATGCGTCAAAGTTCAACAGGCTACCTTACCACTGAAGCATCGAGTTGAGCTCTATTGCGTTCCGGTCTCACCTGCTAGCTTCTATGGACGATGATAGTGTCATTACGAATAAGCAAGACTCCAGATCGGCTATAGTTGCGGCTGTTGAATCTAGCTTAGCTGGCGTTGCCATTTGGAGCCGTGAAGGTTAATTCATATTCGCTGTTTTCTTTCACGATCGCGAGGTTTTACACAGTCAACCATGTTTGCTTAGTGCCAATGCCTCAGTTCAGCAAATAAgcaggacaaggaagatTCTGTAAATGTGGGGATCAAATCGGGAAATGCAACAGCATCTGCATTGTACCTGCACTGTCATAGTATATCTAAACGCCGTCACTCCCTAGCAGCCTGGACAGCCAGCCATTCTTCATCGAAGTCGGCCAGGCCATTCATCCCACATCATCATTTAGATAGAGTATGCGAATGTCGTCGTATACATAGCTCACTGTGCACTAACGTAATTGGGCAACTGGAAAATGTCTGTTCTAGTACCGCAGTTGCTTGGATGTTGAACGAAATATAATCTGTATAGCCCGGAACGAGCAGCACATCTATGCAGCATAATATCCGACTCTTATGAAATGATCCAAGTATGGAGGTTACATGATTTTGTCAAAAGCTGGAACATAGAGATCGTACGGCGCTAGTCACGCTATACAGTATGGCCTTCGTTCTCAACGTTCGTATAAGCATAAAATCAACCCAGCCAGTCCTGTAGTCCCATCACCTCCATACTTCAACCCAGTCTCGCCAGGTTTCGAGCCATCGCTAATCATTGCCTGCTAAGTAGCAGAAACTTCTCTGGTTTTTATACGTGTAGATCATGTCTCCGCTAGACAGCCAGGTCTAACTCTGGTATGCAGTTCGTCCCCAGGATGCATTTCGTACCGCTCAGCGCTGGTTGATGAAACGCCAAcgcccaaaaaaaaaaaagataaaCACCTGAAATCACAATGATAGAACATAGATGGTATCTTAATAAAGAAATCAGATCGTTAATCAACCATACTCTCCCGTTCACTCTGAGTCAGAGCTGGATTCGGATTCAGAACCTGAGCCAGACTCTTCGCTGCTTGAGTCCCTGGTTTCGCTGTTTTCGCTGACGCCTCTCGCGCCAGTCTTGAGATTTGTAACGTTATCAACACGCTCTGTTTCGTCCCTGGCTATCGGTCTCTTTGCCTGGGGTTCGTCTTCCGAGTCACTGGACTCGCTAGAGTTTGTAACAGATGAATCTGAGCCAGTGTGGTCCGCTGGTGAACTGGACTTTCTGACAGCAGCCCTTTTTTGGGCCTTCAACTTATTGGGCGAGCTGTTAACCGCTACCTCTTCGTTGACATCTGAATCAACCTCAGAGCCAGAATCAgactcgctgctgctgctccgcGACGACTCGTCATCACTATCGTtttcgctctcgctctcgcttCCACTGCTGCTCTCCTGAGACGAAACAGCGGATGGAGTAGGGCTAGATTCCTTTTTCAATTTCACTCGTTTATCGTCTGGTGTCCCCGACCTTCTAGTAGGGCTCTTTGCACGCTTTTGTTTAGATACAGACGGGACATCCGAAGAGTCGACCTCTTCGCTgtcgctctcttcttctgatgaggatgtgTCACCTGATTTGTCAgagcttgctgcttctgaGGCTTCCCGACTAGCATGTTCCTTGGAGCCATGGTCGGATGTTGACAGTTTGAGCTGGGAATTGGTTTTGGTCTTCTCTTCAGGCTTCGAATCAGACTCAGATTCATCCTCGCTGGAGAAAACGTATGCGGCACTCTTGTAGTTCTTATGGAATTCTGGTTTAGCTGAATGAGGAGTTACGCTGCGGGAATTCATTCGAGAATTCGCTCGGGAATTCGCCTGAGAGGATCCAGCTGCAGTAAGCTTGAGCCTGCGCCACTTGTCTGCGCACTGCTGCCGTGATCTAACATGCCGCATGCTCTTGCTGATTTGACTCCATAGAATCAGTGACTCGTCCATCTCGTAGATGTTTTCGCCGACATTGATCCCTTCGCTTCTCAACTTGTCCCAGGCGGCGCGCAAGGCATCCTTCAATTGATTCGTTTCTTCGTCGGACCAGGGTCCGGTCCTCATCGTGTCGCGGTGCTCAAGGCGATTTTTCCATCTTTGAACAACATCGTCTCCGCTCCTGCCCAGCATCTCCGCGATGTGAGCCCATTTAGGCCCATGCTGTTGATATAGTACCACAAgttcgtcttcttgctcttcggTCCACTCATGGGGCTTCTGGCCAGAAGCCTGGAAATGGCGCTTCATAAACCTGTATACAGAACGTCTGTCCCGACCCGGCAAGATCTTGTGGACCTGCTGCCAAAAGGCCCTTTTCCCAATCCCACTTGGACCAGGGAAGGGTCCCTCTTTCCCATGCTGTACCATAAGATCGAAAACCGTTGTGGAACAGGCATTTGCGTTGCAGAATTCAACCTTGAAGTCCTCCAAAGCTTCGACTTCATGTGGAAGGAAGGCGCCTGTTGTACCTTTCGCATTGACGGTTCCATTCGATCGATTAAGCCGCCCCTTTGTCTGAGTGCCGCCTACGCTGAgtgctggagatggagacaCCTTGTAGTCGTTCTTTAGGGCCGATGACGGTGTGCTCTTCGGTAGGCGCGTACTGGAATCCTGGGACTGCGAGTCGTTTGATCGATGACCAGGTGGCCTATTCTTGCGCTTTGCAACGGAAGCATCATTATTTGAGAAGCTATCGATCAACCTTTTCCGCTTGACTGAGCTGGGTTGGGGGTCTGGAGATGCGCGTAGGGGACTGCTGTTACCATCGAAAGATCTCCGTTTCCGCTTAAGAGCTGTCtcattctcctgctgcggtTCTTCAACTCTGGTTGTAGGGGCTAGGTGGTTGGTGCCGGTACTTTCAGGGGGACTTCGTGATTTATATCCTGTAGCCGATTGATCCTCCTGCGGCGATTCGGGACCGGGCTCTTCAACGCTGGCCGGAAGGCTACCAGGGGATGTCGTCGCTGGCCTAGTGCCGCTTTGGGAGGATTTCCGTCTTCGCTTACTGGACCCCTGGTGCGATTCTGCTTTGGATCTCTTGACAATTTTCTGAGAGCTTGAGTGATTTTGCACCGAGGCTTGTGTACTCGACTCATCATCTGCAGAGAGGCGCGTTTATGTCAGAATAGCCTGTCGCGAGGGGTCGGCGTACAACCTACCAGATTCTCCAGATTGCGCCAAGCCAGCGGGTTGTGACGACCCTTGGCCCATGGTGACGCACTCCAGAGCTGAAAGCGATTGCTAGTAGCGCAATCGTGGGAATGTCGTGGGGTGTGATTGCTAGAGGGACGGCTGTGGTCCAAAAAAGCTGAAGGAAAAAAATGTTGCGGTCGCGGCGGAGCTTTCCGCGCTATCTACTGTCGGAACTAAAGCGCGTGTGAGAGCGACGACAGATGGTATTATTGAATATTATGAGTCTATTTTCATTTCCCGTAATATCCTTGTCACCAATTTCCGTTGATCAGTGGGAACAAGATTATGTTCGTCAATCATGGTGATGCACCGCCCAATTGCTACAGTTGCTTTGATggcatcctcttcactgTTCGAGCAGTCCACCCACACCTTTCCATTCCTCCCAACTGCAATTTCAAACCCTCCAACCTTTTCAAGTTTCTTGCCTAGCTCGTCTAATACGACCAAGCCTGCGACACCCTCCTGTTGATccgatgaggaagagcttgctTTGATCAACCTAGCAGCCATGCCAGTAGAGATATCGAACACCATTCCACCGGTCAAAGGCCCTAGTCCTCCAGGCTCAGCTTTCCCAGTCGCAGGATTGACACATGTAAGCTCCACTTCTGCCCCCGGTCCCAACCCGGTAGATAGAACGCGGGCATACACTAGATCTCCTCCTTTCAGCATCGGCCGTGTTTTCTTCGTCGCACCCTCGAAGGATAACTGCCCGAGCAGTGCATGAGGTGACTGTGGTGTAATCATGCAGTGGAAATAATCGGCGCTTGAGTGATGCACTTGCGCGATCACTAAATCATTCGTGGTCGGAACATAACGGCGATTCGATGAAGACAATATGGAGACGGCATTTCGTTTGTTATCTGTAGAAAGGACTCCGGCTTGTGTAGCAGTGAGGACATGACTCGAAGGAGTGGTTCCTGGCGGTTGTGAGAGAAGACGTAGGCCCTGTCCTAGTCGTAGCGGTGCAGAGTTGTTGGGTAGATATTCCGAAGGCACCTCATCGCCCGGAAGGAGTATTAATGGCGAAGACATAGTGATTCATGCAATCAGACGTGGGCAATGGAATTCAAGCGACAGAAGGAGAAATATAGAAGGGCCGGTCTTTGaaaaagcgaagaaagcTGCTTATCAGATATCACGTGACAATGGTTAGTTGAGCTTAAGCGTTCACGAAGCTGGAGACAATCGATTATCTCAGTTGAGCGAGCTACAGACTCCTTCCAGATTGTGTCAAATAGATACGTCGACCTGCTGTAGTAGTTAAGACGGACCAAGGTGGTACATGAAATCTGTTCCTGGTACCGCCACACTTATTATCGATAAGCACCAGCCACAGATTCTCGCTTTCCAAGTTCCGCCAAATCAAAAACTTTTTTTCCGCCTGAAGATTGGCTTGACGATTCGCCTTGTCCTTCCCCTCCactctctcttcctcctccatacTGTTCTTTCTACACCCTTTATCCTCCATATCCCTGAAGATGAGCGACGAAATTAACGGCACCGGTGAGCGATTTGCTATCGGTATTTCTTTTGGcaattcctccagctctATTGCCCGTATCAATCCTGTATGTTAGCCCGCAGTCCTGGTGCTTTCTAGTTGGCAATTGGGAAGGAGTTCGCTAAACATGACTTTACTCACAGGAAGGCAAGGCTGAAGTTATTGCCAACGAAGAAGGAGGTTCGTTTGCCCTATTTCCATAAATACCTGCCGCTCCGCCGCATGCTCTTGAGGAAGGCTAAGGCTCACCATATTCTAGACCGTCAGATCCCTTCTATCCTCTCATACATCGGTGGCGAGCAATATCACGGTACCCAAGCGAAAGCTCAGCTCATCCGTAACCCCTCGAACACCGTTGCATACTTCAGAGACTACCTTGGCAAGGAGTAAGTTGCGGCACTCAAAACTAGAACTGGAAGCGAATGCACCTGCTAAAGGACTACTGCAGCTTCAAGTCAATAGACCCCACCCCATGCCATAACTCCGCCCACCCCATTCAGAGCGACTCGACTGTTGCTTTCTCAATCCGTGACACTGAGAGCGAGACACCCAACACTGTCACTGTCTCTGAGATCACCACCCGCCATCTTCTCCGTCTGAAGCAATCTGCCTCTGATTTCCTCGGCAGGGAGGTCAACGCAGCCGTTGTCACCGTCCCTACCGACTTCAACGATGCTCAGCGTGAGGCCCTGACCGCTGCCGCCaaggctgctggtcttgACATTCTGCAGCTCATTCACGAACCCgttgccgctgctcttgcCTACGACGCTCGGCCAGAGGCTGTTGTCACTGATAagctcatcgtcgtcgccgacCTCGGTGGCACCCGATCTGATGTTGCCGTCATTGCTTGCCGTGGTGGAATGTACACCATCCTTGCCACTGCTCACGACTACGAATTGGGAGGCTCTACCCTGGACCAGATCATCATTGACCACTTTGCCAAGGAATTCATCAAGAAGCACAAGACCGACCCCCGTGAGAACGCTCGTGGACTGGCCAAGCTGAAGATGGAAGGTGAAGCTACAAGGAAGGCCCTGAGCCTGGGTACCAATgccaccttgagcattgagTCTCTTACAGACGGAATTGACTATGGTTCTACCATCAATCGCACTCGTTACGAACTCCTGTCTAGCAAGGTTTTCGCTCAGTTCACCGGCCTGATCGAGCAGGTTATCAAGAAGGCTGAACTCGATGTTCTGGACATTGACGAGGTTATCTTCTCCGGTGGTGTTTCCCACACTCCTAAGATCGCCCAGCTTGCTCGCAATCTGTTCCCCGAGAAGACCCGAATTTTGGCCCCGTCCACTCTGGCGTCCGCCATCAACCCATCTGAGCTGTCAGCCCGCGGTGCTGCCATTCAGGCTTCTCTGATCCAGGAGTTTGAAACCGAAGATATCGAGCAGTCCATCCATCCTATGGTGACTGCCACACCTCACCTCAGCAAGGCAATTGGTGTCGAGTTCACTTCCGGTGATGCTGTCGAGTTTCTGCCTCTCCTTAACACAGAGACCGCCCTTCCCGCCCGCCGTGTGGCCCAGTACAGTGTTCCCGCCGAGGGCGGCGACGTCCTCATCCGTGTCTGCGAAGGTTCCCGTGAGATCAAGGTTACTAAGCCCGAGCCCAAgcccaaggaggagaagtCCAAGgccgaggacgatgaagacgactCCGACTTCGActccgatgaagaagaagaagacatccGCGAGATTGTGTGGAAAACCGAGCAGCCCATTGCTGAGCTCGCCGTCAAGGGCGTTAAGGCCAAGGGTAAAGTTGAGCTGATGATCCACATTAACGCCGACCTCGGTCTGCAGATCACAGCTCGAGAAGTTGGCGGCCAAAGCGCCGTCCGGGGCGCTGTTGAGTCGCCATGAACGTGAATGTTACTTTTCTTTTACTTAGAATCTTAATGATCCTTTTCGAATAGTTTGATTACTCTGAAGAGCCTATATACGCCAGCAGTTCCTTACGTTCATGATTGCGCGAGGTCTTCAGGATATTGAACTGTCGACGAAAATGACTCTTTTGACGATGGATGAGTATATCAACGAAGACTTTCCAAAAGTATATAGTGTCCAACCACAATAGAACGCTTGATAGATGGGCACGCTCTTCGCATAACAATTAGATGGCTTTGATATAGCCTACGCGTACAAATATTGGGTCCTCCACTCGACCCTCCTAATGACGTTCTAAATACGTAAGATGAAAACTTGTAGGCAATCAAGTACTAGCAAACTATGTTACAGATATTCCATTAGCAAAATTAGGGTAACTAGTAGTAGATAGTCGTAAGTGCGTGACACCATGAATATCCAATATGACTCACGAATCGAGAGTTCACGGTTACGGTTAGCTCAGCAAATTCTAAGATAGCACTAGTAGAGAGCGAAAGCGCTGAAAAGCACTATTGCATGCAGCGAGAGTGTATGTCGGTCGTGTTTCGACGTGGCGAGTTCGTTGCGATACTTTGTTGAAATGTATGTCGACCGAAAGGTTCAGAATAGTCTGAAAAGACTTTTTCCGGCCAGGAGAATTGCTCGGCTTTACATATTACAGCATACTCTTGAGTGTATAGCATGCGAATAGAAGGCGACTAGGTAGCCGGCAAGCCGTGTATAGCCGACAGCAGCAGTTTAGGGAGCGATTTCCTTGTTGCGCTCCTGGCTGGGTTGCCGCGCGGTAAAGAAACCACGGCGGCGTTGCTTACGGCCACTATATCCGCGATCCTTTCGACCAACAGTTCCGCCCATGCAATACATGAGGCATGCCAGCATCCAGCAAGCGACCGAGGTCCACAGGAACGCGAACGCCTTTACACCTAGGCGGGCACTCTGGTCGTTTCCGTTAAACTTGTTGCGTCCCTGCACGAAGACAGCGCTGTGATGAAATTAGCCTGGTACTCGATTGTGCATTGTCAAGTGTCGACATACGTAACGAGACAAGTCACAATGATGTGGAAGGTAAGAGCGAGCCATGCCATCAGAGCTGAGATGTAGCTCCCAATGCGTGTGCACATGGCCAGCAACCCAGTGAATAGGGAAAGGACGCCGAAGAACAGCGCGAGGATCTCGAACGGCCATGAGAACCGTGAAGTTAGGAAGTAGTGGTTAGTGCTGCAGACGGGGTGTTAGCCAAAGCGGATTAGATCTTTCAGTACGATTTTGCGACTCACCCGATGAAGGCAGAAGGAATGTTGACCTCAGTACCGAAGTTACGATGGCTGGGAGGGTCAAATGGGAAGTCGGGGTGTGAGCTTCCACACTGACtcttgccatcttcaacagcgcACAGGTTCCACCAGGTCCATCGTGAGAGAGTCGGTGCACCAGGGATATTGCTCGTGTCCACTTGAAGGAAGTAGATGTTGTCAAGCGGGGTGGTGTTCCTTACACCGGCCAGGAAGACGAGCCACATCAGGAGAAGGGCTCCGGCAGTAAAGAAGAGGCCCAAAAGGCCCAAAACAGCTCCTAAGAAGATGATCAGTTAGCTCTTGCACACATCAGGTAGGAACTGCGGGAGGATTACTGGAAGCTGGCATTATGTTCTCCTTGCTTCTGTATCTGGCTGGGGACGCTTGATGAAGAAAGCTCTGATGAGAGACGAGTAGACAAAATTTGGATTATCACGGCCTCAAAAGGCAGTCAAGATTGGTATGCAGGACCGGGGGCTGGGAAAGTTGTGGAAGGCTGAAAGGAATGGAATGTCGAAAAATGCGGTCTGGAAATCCTATTAAAGAATCCGGAGACTCCGGTCGCAGATTTAGAGCCCACAGGCCGATCGAGAGATGAATGATATAATGCTGGGCAATGCATCATTATTATTGCTACCTGAAGCTTGAAcgatgaagccgaagacTGAGTGATGATCTCAACGTCATCCCGGTGGTCTGCGGCTAGCCGTATAAGGTATAGCGTCTGACACTATGCCTTATCAGACGCTCGTCAGTCGATATCCATGACGTCCAACCTCAGTCCAACTCGATCGGCAAACCCAGTCACTGACGTTGCACCACCCACGACCAATTTTCGAGGGCCCAGTCAATACGCTAGAAGGATCTACGTGGAGGTGCAATAACTCTGTTGTCAAAATTTTGTTTCTGCCTGCCTGGTTCAGCCGATCTTATCAGGAGCCACGATCTGGGCCTACTCTGTAGACAGAGGAGTCGGTTCTGAGAGCTGACGTTGAATCTCGTTTTCGTCTACGGTATAGGCGGAGATATTTTGCGCTGGACCCTTGCAGCTTCCCGTGGTCCGGAGAAGATGGCCACTTGGGCATACCCACCTGCTTCCCCAGAGCGTCTGAAACAGGAAGCCGATTCTGCTTTGGTATGTTTGCGCTACACCGCTCTGCACCAAATCTACGCTTGTGTGCAATACTAAAGGTATATTGTAGAAACaagagctggaatggctACTGCGCTCGTTGCAGGATTCTCTCGCTTCCTTGAGGGAGGGTCTCCATGAATGCGCAGCGTTGCTGGCCCCGAAAGAGCCTGGTTCTACCTTGGTATTATCGTCAATGCGATCCGAGAATGTAAAGGGCTTTGTGACAAGGGTTGGCACCAAGGTTGTAAAGGGGGTATGTGTCGAGTGATAACCGACCTCCCTCACGGGAATGATTCTAATCGTAGTCCTTTGATAGGATATTCAGCTTCGTCTTAGTTCCCTCAGCACAAGAGGCGCTCCCACAACGCGCCTATGTCTATCACAGTCTCCTGAAGCGCCAGAACTGGCACTTAGCCAACTGGTGTCGGTCAGGGACTCAGTCCGCCAATGTCTAGACATTGTGGATGTGAGCACTTGGACCGGCGACCCGCTTGACGCGCGCTTCATATACAGCcaacttcatctcctcgGAGAGACTATTGCTGAAGGGCGGCAAATGTTGAAGGGTGAGAACGATATCGTTCGAGGCAAGTGGTGGGAGACAAGTGCGCCTGACAATGTAAGATACGGCGGATACTCGTTGCTTGCGATGACTGACTGGAGTAATAGGTGTTCGACCCACCTTTACCACCACATCTTTCTTTCCACCTGTCAATTGCAGACTCCGCGCTGGTGCTGTATCTCAGGACTCTTGAGTCTACAACACAGGCCCACACGCCTACTGCATTTGCGACAGACATCTCGTTGACCGGATTCTCTATACGTGATCGACTATTCGGCTCTCGTGGACCTTCTCATGACGAGGCTGGAGATGTGTTCTCGTGGAAGGGAGATGAAGTCAAAGTCAGGGAGAAAGTACGCGTAGAGAGCCAAGATCCCAGTCTCATGGCAGTAATGGCCAAGTTGAGCGCACTTCACCACGAGGTGATCAAATGCAAGACTGCTCTCAAAGTCCTCATGGGTAGTGAGGACGACACGGATATCTAGCTAAGCATGATAGGAACCTTTGCCTTCCCTGAACTACTGGAGTCGCTGAATATACAAGTATAAGCTTTTTGCTATCTAACTCTTGCTTGCCGGTCCTTGCTTAAGCTCTCTATGCGGATTTATGAAGCGCACGGACCGTTTATGTCAATACTTATGTAACTAGCGTAAACCTAGTGGCCAATAGGACGAACTTAGTTACTTTAGGTTAGCATTGATTTTCTCAAAGCTCTTACAGTGGCAACCAGCTTTTTATTTAGTCcggcttcttgctcttcccaGGGCAGCAGAAGGGCGAAAATGCTGTCGCGATCTCCTGCTTTAAGGGCTACCCGGGCTAAGCCCAAGAATATCATTATTCCCGGATATGGCTCGCTACACGCTGGCTCGCGACGGCTCCGATGCAGAGCGCCAACTCTCACGAATCCCCAGTTCAGCACCAAAAGTACAGCAAATGCAGCCGATTCTCTCAAATCAATACGCCACTCCGGTCGCACTCCGAATACCTACAAATCAGGACACTTTGTGACGGGACAACGGTACTTCTCTTCAGCTAAAGAAGCAGACTCGAAAACGGAGCCCGATGATGCGCTCTACGCACTGATTGATAAAATCAACACCACAGAGGCTGAAATACTGGAATTACTCGATGAGCTCGACCTAACAGATGAGTACTCTGGGTCAGGTTCTTCCACCCAAGAAGTTCTTGATGAAGCCTCAAACAAAGCTGCCTACCACGTCGAGGAGCAGACAGCGGAAGAACGAGTTCACCAGGCTAGACAAGCCTTCGGCGACACCTTACCGGATGGATACCTGAACGAAGAGGAGACGCTTCTGTACAGTCGGTTGTATGGTGAACCCATAAATCTCCCTGAACACGAGAGTGAAGTGGAGGGGAAACAAGACGAGGCGGATCGGCTTTTCCGTGACGATGGTGTAGGAGGATGGGAAGAAGTTCCTTACGATGCGACTGAGAC
This genomic interval carries:
- a CDS encoding MYB DNA-binding domain protein (transcript_id=CADANIAT00005817), with the translated sequence MGQGSSQPAGLAQSGESDDESSTQASVQNHSSSQKIVKRSKAESHQGSSKRRRKSSQSGTRPATTSPGSLPASVEEPGPESPQEDQSATGYKSRSPPESTGTNHLAPTTRVEEPQQENETALKRKRRSFDGNSSPLRASPDPQPSSVKRKRLIDSFSNNDASVAKRKNRPPGHRSNDSQSQDSSTRLPKSTPSSALKNDYKVSPSPALSVGGTQTKGRLNRSNGTVNAKGTTGAFLPHEVEALEDFKVEFCNANACSTTVFDLMVQHGKEGPFPGPSGIGKRAFWQQVHKILPGRDRRSVYRFMKRHFQASGQKPHEWTEEQEDELVVLYQQHGPKWAHIAEMLGRSGDDVVQRWKNRLEHRDTMRTGPWSDEETNQLKDALRAAWDKLRSEGINVGENIYEMDESLILWSQISKSMRHVRSRQQCADKWRRLKLTAAGSSQANSRANSRMNSRSVTPHSAKPEFHKNYKSAAYVFSSEDESESDSKPEEKTKTNSQLKLSTSDHGSKEHASREASEAASSDKSGDTSSSEEESDSEEVDSSDVPSVSKQKRAKSPTRRSGTPDDKRVKLKKESSPTPSAVSSQESSSGSESESENDSDDESSRSSSSESDSGSEVDSDVNEEVAVNSSPNKLKAQKRAAVRKSSSPADHTGSDSSVTNSSESSDSEDEPQAKRPIARDETERVDNVTNLKTGARGVSENSETRDSSSEESGSGSESESSSDSE
- a CDS encoding exosome non-catalytic core subunit RRP40 (transcript_id=CADANIAT00005818): MSSPLILLPGDEVPSEYLPNNSAPLRLGQGLRLLSQPPGTTPSSHVLTATQAGVLSTDNKRNAVSILSSSNRRYVPTTNDLVIAQVHHSSADYFHCMITPQSPHALLGQLSFEGATKKTRPMLKGGDLVYARVLSTGLGPGAEVELTCVNPATGKAEPGGLGPLTGGMVFDISTGMAARLIKASSSSSDQQEGVAGLVVLDELGKKLEKVGGFEIAVGRNGKVWVDCSNSEEDAIKATVAIGRCITMIDEHNLVPTDQRKLVTRILREMKIDS
- a CDS encoding protein ssz1 (transcript_id=CADANIAT00005819), with translation MSDEINGTGERFAIGISFGNSSSSIARINPEGKAEVIANEEGDRQIPSILSYIGGEQYHGTQAKAQLIRNPSNTVAYFRDYLGKDFKSIDPTPCHNSAHPIQSDSTVAFSIRDTESETPNTVTVSEITTRHLLRLKQSASDFLGREVNAAVVTVPTDFNDAQREALTAAAKAAGLDILQLIHEPVAAALAYDARPEAVVTDKLIVVADLGGTRSDVAVIACRGGMYTILATAHDYELGGSTLDQIIIDHFAKEFIKKHKTDPRENARGLAKLKMEGEATRKALSLGTNATLSIESLTDGIDYGSTINRTRYELLSSKVFAQFTGLIEQVIKKAELDVLDIDEVIFSGGVSHTPKIAQLARNLFPEKTRILAPSTLASAINPSELSARGAAIQASLIQEFETEDIEQSIHPMVTATPHLSKAIGVEFTSGDAVEFLPLLNTETALPARRVAQYSVPAEGGDVLIRVCEGSREIKVTKPEPKPKEEKSKAEDDEDDSDFDSDEEEEDIREIVWKTEQPIAELAVKGVKAKGKVELMIHINADLGLQITAREVGGQSAVRGAVESP
- a CDS encoding protein surG (transcript_id=CADANIAT00005820); translated protein: MPASRAVLGLLGLFFTAGALLLMWLVFLAGVRNTTPLDNIYFLQVDTSNIPGAPTLSRWTWWNLCAVEDGKSQCGSSHPDFPFDPPSHRNFGTEVNIPSAFIGTNHYFLTSRFSWPFEILALFFGVLSLFTGLLAMCTRIGSYISALMAWLALTFHIIVTCLVTAVFVQGRNKFNGNDQSARLGVKAFAFLWTSVACWMLACLMYCMGGTVGRKDRGYSGRKQRRRGFFTARQPSQERNKEIAP
- a CDS encoding uncharacterized protein (transcript_id=CADANIAT00005821); this encodes MATWAYPPASPERLKQEADSALKQELEWLLRSLQDSLASLREGLHECAALLAPKEPGSTLVLSSMRSENVKGFVTRVGTKVVKGDIQLRLSSLSTRGAPTTRLCLSQSPEAPELALSQLVSVRDSVRQCLDIVDVSTWTGDPLDARFIYSQLHLLGETIAEGRQMLKGENDIVRGKWWETSAPDNVFDPPLPPHLSFHLSIADSALVLYLRTLESTTQAHTPTAFATDISLTGFSIRDRLFGSRGPSHDEAGDVFSWKGDEVKVREKVRVESQDPSLMAVMAKLSALHHEVIKCKTALKVLMGSEDDTDI